The DNA segment TCAAGAACGCGTATGTCGGGCGGACGTTCATCCAGCCCTCGCAGACCATCCGGCAGCTCGGCATCCGCCTGAAGCTGAACCCGCTCAAGGAAGTCATCAAGGGCAAGCGCCTGGTCGTCGTCGACGACTCGATCGTGCGCGGCAACACCCAGCGCGCCCTGGTCCGCATGCTCCGCGAGGCGGGCGCCGCCGAGGTCCACATCCGGATCTCCTCGCCGCCCGTGAAGTGGCCCTGCTTCTTCGGCATCGACTTCGCGACCCGCGCGGAGCTCATCGCCAATGGCATGTCCATCGAGGAGATCGGTGTGACGCTGGGCGCCGACTCCCTGGCGTACATCTCCATCGACGGCATGATCGAGGCGACGACCATCGCCAAGCCGGACCTGTGCCGCGCCTGCTTCGACGGCGAGTACCCGATGGATCTGCCCGACCCCGAGCTCCTCGGCAAGCGGCTGCTGGAGACCGAGCTGGCCGCCGGCACGGCCGCACCGGCCGCGGTCGACGCGATCCGCCGTCCGTAAGTCCTTGCCCTGCCGTAACGAGACGAAGGCTCCCCCCGTCATGTCTGAGAACACTGGCGCCGGCCACGCCGCGGCGTCGTACAAGAACGCGGGCGTCGACATCGACGCGGGCGACCACGCGGTCGAGCTCATGAAGGAGTGGGTGAAGAAGACCCGGCGCCCCGAGGTCCTCGGCGGCCTCGGCGGCTTTGCCGGTCTCTTCGACGTCTCCGCGCTGAAGAACTACGAGCGCCCCCTGCTCGCCTCCGCCACGGACGGTGTCGGCACCAAGGTCGACATCGCCCGCCGGATGGGCGTCTACGACACCATCGGCCACGACCTGGTCGCCATGGTGATGGACGACATCGTGGTGTGCGGTGCCGAGCCGCTGTTCATGACCGACTACATCTGCGTCGGCAAGGTCCACCCCGAGCGGGTCGCCGCGATCGTCAAGGGCATCGCGGAGGGCTGTGTGCTGGCCGGCTGCGCCCTGGTCGGCGGTGAGACGGCCGAGCACCCGGGCCTGCTGGGCGAGGACGACTTCGACGTCGCCGGCGCCGGTACGGGCGTCGTGGAGGCCGACCGGCTGCTCGGCGCGGACCGTATCCGCGAGGGTGACACGGTCGTCGCCATGGCCGCGTCCGGACTCCACTCGAACGGGTACTCGCTGGTCCGGCACGTCCTGCTGAACCAGGCCGGACTCGCTCTGGAGAGCCACGTCGACGACCTGGGCCGCACCCTCGGCGAGGAGCTCCTGGAGCCCACCCGGATCTACTCGCTGGACTGCCTGGCCCTGACCTCCGTCACCGAGGTGCACGCCTTCAGCCACGTCACCGGCGGCGGCCTCGCGGCCAACCTGGCCCGTGTCGTCCCCGACGGGCTGCACGCGGTCGTGGACCGCTCCACCTGGACCCCGGGCCCGGTCTTCGACCTCGTCGGCCGGACCGGTTCGGTCGAGCGCCTGGAACTGGAGCGGACCCTCAACATGGGCGTCGGCATGATCGCGATCGTGCCGCAGGAGTCCACGGACGTGGCGCTGACGGCCCTGGCCGACCGTGGACTGGACGCCTGGGTGGCCGGCGAGATCACCGGCCGTGGCGA comes from the Streptomyces sp. KMM 9044 genome and includes:
- the purM gene encoding phosphoribosylformylglycinamidine cyclo-ligase is translated as MSENTGAGHAAASYKNAGVDIDAGDHAVELMKEWVKKTRRPEVLGGLGGFAGLFDVSALKNYERPLLASATDGVGTKVDIARRMGVYDTIGHDLVAMVMDDIVVCGAEPLFMTDYICVGKVHPERVAAIVKGIAEGCVLAGCALVGGETAEHPGLLGEDDFDVAGAGTGVVEADRLLGADRIREGDTVVAMAASGLHSNGYSLVRHVLLNQAGLALESHVDDLGRTLGEELLEPTRIYSLDCLALTSVTEVHAFSHVTGGGLAANLARVVPDGLHAVVDRSTWTPGPVFDLVGRTGSVERLELERTLNMGVGMIAIVPQESTDVALTALADRGLDAWVAGEITGRGDRTTGAELVGDYAG